AAGACGTGGGGCCGCCTCGCGGAGGAGGCTCCCGATCCCGAACTGCGGCGCCTCTCGCTCGGGGTGGACCGCGTGGACGCGATCCTCCCCGCCCAGCATCCGCTGGCTGGGCGGCCCGGGGTGTCCATGGAGGAATTGCGGCAGGAGCCGTGGGCCGTGACACCGGATGACGGACCGTACCGCCAGTGGATCGCCGCGCAGGGCGGACTCGGCAATCCCACCGGCCCCGTCTACGAGGCCGCGGAATTCCAGTCGATCATCGAGTACATCGCGGCAGGCCTGGCCGTGGGCGCGGTCCCCCGTCTCGGTCGCGGACCCCTGCCGCCCGGTGTCGCCGCGGTGCCGCTCACGGGGGAAGCCTCCTTCCGCGAGGTGTCACTCGTGGTCCGGGCGGCGGCCGCCGACGGCCCCAATCTGCGGGCCGTCATTCAAGAGATCCTGCGGCAGTCAGGATTGTCCCTGGAAACTCCGTGAGAATGTGGTGAGCAAGCGCTTCACCTCTCGGTCCGGACGATCCGGTCGGGATTCCACACGCCAGGAAAGGACGAGGACATGACGCAGAAGGTCGCAGTGGTCACGGGAGCCTCCTCGGGGATCGGCGAGGCCGCCGCCCGCGGATTGCACGCGGCGGGCTTCACCGTCTATGCGGCGGCCCGCCGCCTCGACCGCATGGCAGCCCTCGCCGACGCCGGCATTCACACGATCGCCCTGGACGTCACCGACGCGGAGTCGTCCGCCGCCGCGATCGCCTCGATCCTGGAGCCGGAGGGCCGGATCGACGTGCTGGTCAACAATGCCGGCTATGGGTCCTACGGCTCGGTGGAAGAGGTGCCGCTCTCGACGGCTCAGGCGCAGCTCGACGTCAACGTCCTGGGGCTCGCCCGGATGGCGCAGCTCGTGATCCCGGGGATGCGCGTTCAGGGCAGCGGCCGGATCCTCAACGTCAGTTCCATGGGCGGACGCTTCGCCATGCCGATGGGCGCCTGGTATCACGCCAGCAAATACGCCGTCGAGGGACTCAGCGACGCCCTGCGGATGGAACTCGCGCCCTTCGGGATCGACGTCGTGCTCATCGAACCCGGGTCCATCCGGACCGAGTGGGGCGGCATCGCCGCAGGAAACCTACAGGAGGTCTCCGGGGACGGGCCGTACGCCGGACAGGCCGCGGCCATGGCCCTGACGATCGGCGGCAGCTCGGGTCCGACGGCGCGCCTGGCCTCCCGGCCCGAAGTGGTCGCCAAGGCCGTCGTGAAAGCCTCGACCGCCAAGCACCCCCGGACGCGGTACCTCCCGGGCTTCGGCGCCAAACCGCTGGTGTTCCTGCGGGCGGTGCTCCCCGACCGCGCTTTCGACGCACTGATCGCCCGGGGACTGGGGGTCTGAGGCTTAGAACGGGAGTGCGGCGGCACTCGTGTGCTAAGCCACCTGCAACGGCGTGATCTCGGCGATCTGTCCGGCCACCCGATCCTCGGCACGGTCCAGTTCATACTGAATCTGGAGATGGAGCCAGAACTGGGGCGTGGTACCGAAGTACCGCGCGAGCCGGAGCGCGGTATCGGCCGTGATCGCCCGCTTTCCGTGCACGATCTCGTTGATCCTTCGCGGAGGCACCTTGATCGAGACTGCCAGCTTGTTCTGTGTGATGCCGAAGGCTTCGATGAAGTCGGCCAGGAGCACTTCACCGGGGTGGACCGGCGCGAGCCGCTCAGTGATAGTCAACGATCTCAACCTCCTCGGGACCAGCGTCCGTCCACCGGAAACAGATGCGCCACTGGTCATTGATCCTGATGCTGTGTTGCCCTGCACGTTCACCCGCGAGCGCTTCCAGGCGATTGCCAGGCGGTACGCGCAGATCCGCGAGTGATTCGGCCGCTCCCAACTGACGGAGCTTTCGCAGGGCGACACGATGGATCCGAGAATCGATCGACGGTACGCGATCCCTCCGCCACAGGCGACCGGTGGCGGGGTCGCGGAACGACCTGATCACAGCGCCAGCATATAACGCATCGCGTTATTAACGGAATGCGTTATACCAAAAGCTCGCCACGTCACCAGGTGCCGATAGCGCGGGCTGCTCCCTTGCAGGACTCCCGCAACGAAGACCTGTCGCCGCATGATCTCTCTGATACTCATGCCCTCAGCTTCGTCCAGTCGCACCGCCTCGTCGCCTGGTGAAGTTCGCTATGTGGACAAGGTCCGGTGTGGAAGACTCGCGCCACGGCCACACAGACTCGCCTCCGCCGCAGATGACCCGCGGCCTCAGCTCAACGGCCAGGACCACCGCGCGTCAGCGGCGCTGCATTCCCGGGCCATGCGCCGGGCATGAGACGCGGCCCGCTTGGTGCTCAACGGCACCGCTGATTCCCAGACCCAGTCCTTGGGGAGGACATGGAGGGCGAGGGTCTCCAACCGCCGTCGTTCATCAACAGCCCGGATGAGCACGACGGCGAGGTTCTGAATCCCCCACCACAGCACAGCGCTTCCGTGGGGAATGGCTCCGGCCTCGAGCACCTTCCGCCCGTAACCGTCGTCCGGACTGAGGACCGACTCGGCGTGAAAGGAGTCGCCGCCGTAGAAGTGAATGCAGTGACGCCTCAGCGTGGTCTCGGTCTCGAGGAGCGCGCCGGCGTCACCGGAATCGCTCAGAGGGGCCATCGCGAGAGGGAAGATGGCATGGTCACCTCGGTCGACGACAGGCAGGCCAAGATCTCCCCACCGGGGCTTCCTCCACGTGGGGATCGTCTCCAGGGCGCGGAGGAGCGCAATGCCATCCGTGATGTTCTCGACGTCGGTCATGGACACTGATCCTGCCATGACCGACGTCGGCCGCGCAGAGGTGACCGCCGATTACAGGCGTCTCAGCTACCTTCGCCCGACGTGCGGCGCGCACCGGGCGGGCGCTGCAGCAGCTCAGGGAGTCTTTGCAGTTCCGCGAACGTGGCGAGACTGTCGCTCAGACTGACGAATGCCAGGATCTGAACCACCCCTCCCCGACGCGCCGCAGCTTCTAGTTTGTGGTGCCCGTCAAGCAGGAAATGCGTGAGTCCCCAATGGGCGTAGTAGTCCCCGGAAGGCCCGGCGAGCGCGGGCTGACACACGTCCAGCGTCGACAGGGCGACCGCCGTCGGCGTCGTGCCCTGGCCCAGGATCTGTTCATACTGCGCAACCCGCCCGCGGTCGTTCCAGGTCGGCGGGACCATGGGGACGACGAACTCGTAGAGGTGCGCGGCGTCTCCCACGGACGTCTCAAAGGTCCGATAGTAGAAGCTCCGTGGATCCTCAGGCAGACCCCAGAAGCTGTCGATGCCCCAGGTCTCCACTTGCTCGTGCGCGAAGTAGTCCCTCTGGTCGCCGGGCTTCACGAGCTCCGGGCGGACTTCCAGAAGAAGAGGAAGGTAATCGCCCTCAGGAAGCAACCCGGCGAAGGCCTCGATCAACTCCGCGTCCACTGCCCCGATCGCCTGCTCCAGCGCCGGGACTGAGGTCACC
Above is a window of Arthrobacter sp. Y-9 DNA encoding:
- a CDS encoding LysR family transcriptional regulator, encoding MIDVLSLRALIAVADTGSVTSAATLLSYTPSNITQHIRRLERTVQCALLERVGRGVVLTEYARSLVERGRPIVLALDDLAAAHDGEPAGRVRIAVFPTALRGLIIPAVAALGSAHPALAVQPLELEPEESLLFVRTGLTDLALVKTWGRLAEEAPDPELRRLSLGVDRVDAILPAQHPLAGRPGVSMEELRQEPWAVTPDDGPYRQWIAAQGGLGNPTGPVYEAAEFQSIIEYIAAGLAVGAVPRLGRGPLPPGVAAVPLTGEASFREVSLVVRAAAADGPNLRAVIQEILRQSGLSLETP
- a CDS encoding oxidoreductase, producing the protein MTQKVAVVTGASSGIGEAAARGLHAAGFTVYAAARRLDRMAALADAGIHTIALDVTDAESSAAAIASILEPEGRIDVLVNNAGYGSYGSVEEVPLSTAQAQLDVNVLGLARMAQLVIPGMRVQGSGRILNVSSMGGRFAMPMGAWYHASKYAVEGLSDALRMELAPFGIDVVLIEPGSIRTEWGGIAAGNLQEVSGDGPYAGQAAAMALTIGGSSGPTARLASRPEVVAKAVVKASTAKHPRTRYLPGFGAKPLVFLRAVLPDRAFDALIARGLGV
- a CDS encoding HigA family addiction module antitoxin translates to MTITERLAPVHPGEVLLADFIEAFGITQNKLAVSIKVPPRRINEIVHGKRAITADTALRLARYFGTTPQFWLHLQIQYELDRAEDRVAGQIAEITPLQVA
- a CDS encoding type II toxin-antitoxin system RelE/ParE family toxin; amino-acid sequence: MIRSFRDPATGRLWRRDRVPSIDSRIHRVALRKLRQLGAAESLADLRVPPGNRLEALAGERAGQHSIRINDQWRICFRWTDAGPEEVEIVDYH